Proteins encoded by one window of Chondromyces crocatus:
- a CDS encoding CesT family type III secretion system chaperone, with amino-acid sequence MDLATLKSWIDGLGYRADIENASTLRVRPREEGVAAFPPFFIQHAEGWVVLSMLDVLGSDAKLVSELPVHLLEANRDMRLAKFAFDEHDQPLLCAELPTESLDQAELADAVERLIQYSATYRRIITGVIALPRPTSG; translated from the coding sequence ATGGACCTGGCCACCCTCAAGAGCTGGATCGACGGCCTCGGTTACCGCGCCGACATCGAGAACGCCTCGACCCTGCGCGTTCGGCCGCGCGAGGAAGGTGTGGCCGCGTTCCCGCCGTTCTTCATCCAGCACGCGGAAGGCTGGGTCGTCCTCTCCATGCTCGACGTGCTCGGCAGCGACGCCAAGCTCGTGAGCGAGCTGCCGGTACACCTGCTCGAAGCGAACCGCGACATGCGCCTCGCCAAGTTCGCCTTCGACGAGCACGATCAGCCCTTGCTCTGCGCCGAACTTCCCACCGAGTCGCTCGACCAGGCCGAGCTCGCCGATGCCGTCGAGCGCCTGATCCAGTACTCGGCGACCTACCGCCGGATCATCACCGGCGTCATCGCCCTCCCGCGCCCTACTTCTGGATGA
- a CDS encoding formylglycine-generating enzyme family protein, with the protein MQRRKLALGLAIAAGLAGCRGGSGGSGSEDRGSQALHPNGKVLEAAENEETAGSVDAGRRSPAAAGPATIDIPGGKLVAGSTPGDKGRDPTLEPTLLEVELGGYGVDRYLYPNDPSKPPLTGVTRAKAAELCQQGGGRLCTELEWEHACKGKESSPYATGAAWDATCEKEPASCASPFGVLGMGALREWTASDVSEIEDLRPKAAAVRGASRGAQTPDHRCAHRSAVDATASGNDLGFRCCRGAPNAVSVPSPGWQQTYRKAEITPAQVAEMIASVPNLRDIAGTEVVFFKEPEDVNTVLSRADAGGPPPNTTLTTSPLLWSPVPGEELLVVAGRADKNSFVLAFYRLPGDRYRIASSLVLKDEKGPVVLGFNGYIRKRLPWATCLECRGESGHVTYRDDHRVVIIQK; encoded by the coding sequence ATGCAGAGGAGAAAGCTCGCCCTTGGGCTCGCCATCGCCGCAGGTTTGGCGGGTTGTCGGGGCGGCAGCGGAGGGAGCGGCTCGGAGGATCGTGGGTCGCAGGCCTTGCACCCGAACGGAAAGGTGCTGGAGGCCGCAGAGAACGAGGAGACGGCCGGTAGCGTCGATGCGGGAAGGCGCTCGCCCGCAGCGGCAGGGCCGGCGACGATCGACATTCCCGGAGGGAAGCTCGTGGCCGGGAGCACACCTGGCGACAAGGGGCGCGATCCGACGCTCGAGCCCACGCTGCTGGAGGTCGAACTCGGCGGGTACGGCGTGGACCGCTACCTCTATCCGAACGATCCGAGCAAGCCACCCCTCACCGGGGTGACCCGAGCGAAGGCGGCAGAGCTCTGCCAGCAAGGGGGTGGACGGCTGTGCACGGAGCTGGAATGGGAGCACGCCTGCAAGGGGAAGGAGTCTTCGCCCTATGCCACCGGTGCGGCCTGGGATGCGACCTGTGAGAAGGAGCCGGCGTCGTGCGCTTCGCCGTTCGGGGTGCTCGGGATGGGCGCACTCCGGGAGTGGACCGCGAGCGATGTGAGCGAGATCGAGGACTTGCGCCCCAAGGCGGCGGCGGTGCGAGGTGCGAGCCGCGGGGCGCAGACGCCTGATCATCGGTGTGCGCACCGCAGCGCGGTCGACGCGACGGCGAGCGGAAACGATCTCGGCTTCCGCTGCTGCCGAGGCGCACCGAACGCCGTGAGCGTCCCTTCGCCAGGCTGGCAGCAGACGTACCGGAAGGCGGAGATCACGCCAGCTCAGGTGGCCGAGATGATCGCGTCCGTGCCGAACCTCCGGGACATCGCGGGCACCGAGGTCGTGTTCTTCAAGGAGCCGGAGGACGTGAACACGGTGCTCTCCCGCGCCGATGCCGGCGGGCCGCCGCCCAACACGACGCTCACCACCTCACCGCTGCTGTGGAGCCCGGTCCCCGGGGAGGAACTCCTCGTCGTGGCAGGCCGCGCCGACAAGAACTCGTTCGTGCTGGCCTTCTACAGGTTGCCAGGGGACCGCTACCGCATCGCCTCGTCGCTGGTGCTCAAGGACGAGAAGGGCCCCGTGGTGCTGGGCTTCAACGGCTACATCCGGAAGCGACTTCCCTGGGCCACCTGCCTGGAGTGCCGTGGGGAGTCGGGCCACGTGACCTACCGCGACGATCACCGGGTGGTGATCATCCAGAAGTAG